A genomic stretch from Helianthus annuus cultivar XRQ/B chromosome 1, HanXRQr2.0-SUNRISE, whole genome shotgun sequence includes:
- the LOC110939656 gene encoding uncharacterized protein LOC110939656 produces MAIEESCSGDLRTTSVSPPAHYILNIQQFSLLTKQHVERYESNEFEAAGYKWKLVIHPNGNKSKDAGKFLSLYLAMADATSLPPGWEVYATFKIFLLDQNNDNYMTLEDEMREGRRFHRLRTEWGFDKFISLKEFGDSENGYLVGDKCVFGAEVFVSKETSKGKTECLSMLKDALSYKHSWMFTFSKVNANCETSNIFNVGGHKWKILLYPNGVKGVGGGYISLKLALADVENLPSGTKIFVEFTLRIWDQLNARHDEGKASHWFSASDSEHGWQRFVSHAIFFQTNRGLLHKDICYIQADVAIHGEKTVFG; encoded by the exons ATGGCCATTGAAGAATCATGTTCAGGGGATTTGAGAACAACATCTGTGTCACCACCTGCTCACTACATTCTCAACATTCAACAGTTTTCTTTGTTAACAAAACAACACGTAGAACGATATGAATCAAACGAATTTGAAGCCGCAGGCTACAAATG GAAGTTGGTGATTCACCCAAATGGCAACAAGAGTAAAGATGCCGGAAAATTCTTGTCTTTATATCTAGCCATGGCAGACGCAACCTCTCTCCCACCTGGTTGGGAGGTCTATGCGACTTTCAAGATCTTTTTACTTGATCAAAACAATGATAATTACATGACACTTGAAG ATGAAATGAGGGAAGGAAGACGATTTCATCGATTGAGAACTGAGTGGGGCTTTGATAAGTTCATCAGTCTTAAAGAATTTGGTGATTCGGAAAACGGGTATCTTGTTGGAGACAAATGTGTGTTTGGAGCCGAGGTGTTTGTGTCTAAAGAAACAAGTAAAGGCAAAACCGAGTGTTTGTCAATGTTAAAGGATGCACTTTCTTACAAACACTCGTGGATGTTCACCTTCTCAAAAGTAAATGCAAACTGTGAAACTTCCAACATATTCAATGTTGGGGGTCACAAATG GAAGATACTGCTATATCCTAACGGAGTCAAGGGTGTTGGTGGTGGCTATATATCCCTTAAACTGGCTCTAGCTGATGTTGAGAATCTTCCATCTGGAACCAAGATATTTGTAGAATTTACTCTTCGTATCTGGGATCAGTTGAACGCAAGGCATGACGAAGGCAAag CTAGTCACTGGTTCAGTGCTTCAGATTCAGAACACGGCTGGCAAAGATTCGTTTCACATGCCATATTCTTCCAGACAAATAGAGGGTTGTTGCATAAAGATATTTGCTATATACAGGCAGATGTTGCCATCCATGGAGAGAAGACTGTCTTTGGATAG
- the LOC110877245 gene encoding pentatricopeptide repeat-containing protein At4g14190, chloroplastic: MEILLPSMTITDKIFLCKTLVLPKPSTRALTRTKPQFSRSSKLPPSAHIPRRKTTSYKQNTVQFDDLHENWTLKRTLLEKLKHKDSDPVRILEEDGDWSKELFWAVVGFLNQTSRSNQILQVFDEWSSKDESRVSVFNYERIVRLLVEEGLVDIAVLALNQMKDIWGVQPSSEIYRLIVYGFVKSDRFEDALFHLKVMEDNEMKPHASIYNGLIKSYAKNGLYDEMAKCVKRMESNGCFPDQSTYNLLIREFSLAGLIKRMERTYRIVISKKMDLEASTVMAMLEAYASFGDLEKMEKIYRTVMRLKPRVYLNDDLIRKVAAVYIENYMFSKLDDMGIRLYSRTGNTNIMWCLRMLSHACLLSRTGMESIVREMDYRKVKWSVTIANTILCAYAKMKDFRRFKGVILEMEARNVKPDIVTCGILYDAHGFGFDELDYRIKMGFFGDVVELKTDPLVLVAFGKGDFLKIVEEVDHTRSQGWSYEHLIDLVKQRQQGI; the protein is encoded by the exons ATGGAGATACTCCTTCCTTCCATGACCATTACTGACAAAATCTTCCTCtgtaaaaccctagttcttcccAAACCCTCAACCAGAGCCCTAACACGTACAAAACCCCAATTCTCTCGTTCATCCAAACTCCCTCCTTCAGCACATATCCCACGTCGTAAAACCACCTCCTACAAACAAAACACAGTCCAATTCGACGATCTCCACGAAAATTGGACCCTCAAACGAACTCTACTCGAGAAGCTCAAGCATAAAGACTCTGACCCAGTTCGGATTCTCGAAGAAGATGGAGATTGGAGCAAAGAACTCTTCTGGGCTGTTGTTGGATTCCTCAATCAAACCTCAAGATCGAACCAGATTCTTCAG gtgtttgatgaatGGTCTAGCAAAGACGAATCTCGAGTTAGCGTGTTTAATTACGAGAGAATTGTAAGGTTGTTGGTTGAGGAGGGATTGGTTGATATTGCAGTGTTGGCTTTAAACCAGATGAAAGATATTTGGGGTGTGCAGCCATCGTCCGAGATTTACCGTTTGATCGTCTACGGTTTTGTTAAAAGCGATCGATTTGAAGACGCGTTGTTTCATCTTAAGGTGATGGAAGATAATGAAATGAAGCCACATGCTTCAATATATAACGGGCTGATTAAATCATATGCGAAGAATGGTTTGTATGATGAAATGGCGAAATGTGTGAAGAGAATGGAATCGAACGGATGCTTCCCGGATCAGTCGACTTACAATTTGCTAATTAGGGAGTTTTCACTAGCGGGATTGATCAAGAGGATGGAAAGAACATACAGGATTGTGATCTCGAAAAAGATGGATCTTGAAGCTTCTACCGTCATGGCAATGCTCGAGGCGTATGCTAGTTTTGGGGATTTGGAGAAGATGGAAAAGATTTATAGAACAGTTATGAGGTTGAAACCGAGAGTTTATTTGAACGATGATTTGATTCGTAAAGTGGCCGCTGTTTATATAGAAAACTACATGTTTTCTAAGTTAGACGATATGGGTATCAGACTTTATTCCAGAACCGGCAACACGAACATCATGTGGTGTTTAAGAATGCTTTCGCATGCTTGTCTTCTGAGCCGAACGGGAATGGAGTCTATCGTGCGTGAAATGGACTACAGGAAAGTTAAATGGAGTGTGACTATCGCAAACACAATACTATGTGCGTATGCCAAAATGAAAGATTTTAGACGCTTTAAAGGCGTGATCTTGGAAATGGAAGCTCGAAATGTGAAACCCGACATTGTTACTTGTGGGATTTTGTATGATGCACATGGGTTTGGGTTTGATGAGTTGGATTATAGGATAAAGATGGGATTTTTTGGGGATGTTGTGGAGTTAAAAACTGACCCTTTGGTTCTTGTTGCTTTTGGAAAGGGGGATTTTCTAAAGATTGTTGAAGAGGTTGACCATACAAGGAGTCAAGGTTGGAGTTATGAGCATCTAATCGATTTGGTTAAGCAGCGTCAACAAGGCATATGA
- the LOC110877255 gene encoding receptor-like kinase TMK4, giving the protein MLLHDGRHRHLHPHLLITTTLLLFLTTQTTGDDAAVMSKLSTTLSSTPSTWTTTSSFCNWDGIQCDNSNRVTSINLPDKSLTGTLPSDLNQLTQLKTLSLPRNHIAGPLPTLANLTLLEQVILESNNFTSIPPDFFSGLTNLQTVRISDNPDLSPWVVPDTLGENSNLQTFEASNANIIGSIPDIFDKFTNLQNLRLSYNNLTGALPPSFGGSQIQNLWLNNQVQGLSGNLDVISLMTQISQAWLQANSFTGAIPDLTNCTILFDLQLRDNQLTGLVPESLMGLPKLANVTLQNNRLQGPLPVFKSGVITELGNENTNSFCLPTAGPCDPQVTALLAVAGAIGYPISLAQSWKGNDACNGWLFISCDSSEKNVTSVSFGKQKFSGTISPAFANLTSLRSLSLNDNDLSGSIPETLTSLPDLQLLDVSNNDLSGPIPVFPPRVKFTHTGNALLGQTVPSGPPGSRPGPSNKGGSSKGTEKGGSGSTGMVVGIVIGVLVFVVIILFVCYKCYTKKKNQKPVKVQDPENGKQIVKASVMGGSSNAHNGVSELQSQSSGDHTEMSVFEGGNVTISIQLLREVTNSFSEDNVLGRGGFGVVYKGELHDGTKIAVKRMESGVMGTKGLKEFQAEIAVLTKVRHRHLVALLGYCINGNERLLVYEYMPQGTLSQHLFDRREYKTGPLSWKQRVSIALDVGRGVEYLHSLAQQSFIHRDLKPSNILLGDDMRAKVADFGLVRNAPDGKYSVETRLAGTFGYLAPEYAATGRVTTKVDVYAFGVVLMELITGRKALDETMPEDRSHLVTWFRRVLISKENIIKAIDQTLDTEDEETLESICKVAELAGHCTAREPYQRPDMGHAVNVLGPLVQQWKPSQSEEEDSYGIDLHMSLPQILQRWQADEGTSRMFDDSFGQTQSSIVSKPPGLADTFTSTGR; this is encoded by the exons ATGTTACTCCACGACGGTCGTCACCGTCACCTCCACCCCCACCTCTTAATCACCACCACCCTCCTCCTCTTCCTCACCACTCAAACCACCGGCGACGACGCCGCCGTCATGTCAAAACTCTCCACCACCCTCTCCTCCACCCCATCCACCTGGACAACCACCTCCTCCTTCTGCAACTGGGACGGCATCCAATGCGACAACTCCAACCGCGTCACCTCCATAAACCTCCCCGACAAATCCCTCACCGGAACCCTACCTTCAGACCTCAACCAACTCACCCAACTCAAAACCCTATCCCTACCCCGCAACCACATCGCCGGCCCCCTCCCCACCCTCGCCAATCTCACTCTACTCGAACAAGTTATTCTCGAATCCAACAATTTCACTTCAATCCCACCCGATTTCTTCTCCGGCCTCACCAATCTTCAAACCGTAAGAATTTCCGATAACCCAGATCTATCCCCATGGGTTGTTCCGGATACCCTAGGGGAAAACAGTAATTTACAAACATTTGAAGCTAGCAATGCTAACATTATTGGGTCCATTCCAGATATATTTGATAAGTTCACTAATTTGCAGAATTTAAGGTTGTCTTATAATAATCTTACTGGGGCGTTGCCGCCGAGTTTCGGTGGTTCGCAGATACAGAATTTGTGGCTGAATAATCAGGTGCAAGGGCTTTCTGGTAATCTTGATGTGATTTCTTTGATGACTCAGATTAGTCAGGCATGGTTGCAGGCGAATTCGTTTACTGGAGCGATTCCGGATCTTACGAATTGTACGATTTTGTTTGATTTGCAACTTAGGGATAATCAGTTGACGGGTTTGGTTCCTGAGAGTTTGATGGGTTTGCCGAAGTTAGCGAATGTTACTTTGCAAAACAATAGGTTACAAGGTCCATTGCCTGTGTTTAAGAGTGGTGTGATTACGGAGTTGGGTAATGAAAATACGAATAGTTTTTGTTTGCCTACAGCTGGACCTTGTGACCCGCAAGTGACGGCGCTTCTTGCGGTCGCTGGAGCGATTGGGTATCCGATATCACTGGCGCAGTCTTGGAAAGGTAATGATGCCTGCAATGGATGGCTTTTCATTAGTTGTGATTCTTCAGAGAAGAATGTGACGAGTGTGAGCTTTGGAAAGCAGAAGTTTTCTGGGACGATTTCGCCTGCGTTTGCGAATTTGACTTCGTTGAGGAGTTTATCGTTGAATGATAATGATCTCTCTGGGTCAATCCCGGAGACCTTGACTTCTTTACCCGACCTTCAGCTTCTTGATGTGTCGAATAATGATCTTTCTGGTCCGATACCTGTTTTTCCACCACGGGTCAAGTTTACGCATACGGGTAATGCGTTATTGGGTCAAACTGTGCCTAGTGGGCCACCTGGGTCAAGGCCGGGCCCTAGTAACAAGGGCGGGAGTTCAAAAGGGACGGAGAAAGGAGGTTCGGGTTCAACTGGAATGGTTGTTGGGATTGTTATCGGTGTTCTCGTTTTTGTTGTGATTATATTGTTTGTGTGTTACAAGTGTTATACGAAGAAGAAAAATCAAAAGCCCGTGAAAGTTCAAGATCCTGAAAACGGTAAACAAATAGTTAAAGCTAGTGTAATGGGCGGTAGTTCGAATGCTCATAATGGTGTTAGTGAGTTACAGAGTCAAAGCAGCGGTGATCATACAGAAATGTCGGTTTTTGAAGGAGGTAACGTTACAATTTCCATTCAACTTCTTCGAGAAGTCACCAACAGCTTCAGTGAAGATAATGTTTTAGGAAGAGGTGGATTTGGGGTCGTCTACAAAGGGGAGTTACATGACGGGACTAAAATAGCCGTCAAACGAATGGAGTCGGGTGTAATGGGTACAAAAGGGTTGAAAGAATTTCAAGCCGAAATTGCAGTACTAACCAAAGTTAGACACAGACATCTTGTGGCTCTTCTTGGATATTGTATCAATGGTAACGAGAGACTTTTGGTATACGAGTACATGCCACAAGGAACTTTAAGTCAACACTTGTTTGACCGGAGGGAATATAAAACCGGCCCGCTTAGCTGGAAACAACGGGTGTCTATAGCTTTGGATGTTGGGAGGGGGGTCGAGTATTTGCACAGTTTGGCACAGCAAAGTTTTATTCATAGAGATTTAAAACCGTCTAATATTCTTCTTGGTGATGATATGCGGGCTAAAGTTGCAGACTTCGGTTTGGTGAGAAACGCCCCGGATGGGAAGTATTCTGTTGAGACTCGATTGGCTGGAACTTTTGGTTATCTTGCACCCGAATATGCTG CTACCGGAAGAGTGACTACAAAAGTGGATGTTTATGCATTTGGGGTGGTACTAATGGAACTAATAACAGGCAGAAAAGCGCTAGATGAGACTATGCCAGAAGACAGAAGTCATTTGGTGACATGGTTTAGAAGGGTTCTGATCTCAAAAGAAAACATAATCAAAGCTATAGACCAAACTCTCGACACTGAAGACGAAGAAACCCTAGAAAGCATTTGCAAAGTTGCTGAGCTGGCGGGCCATTGTACTGCACGCGAGCCATATCAAAGACCCGACATGGGTCATGCTGTAAACGTGTTGGGCCCTCTAGTACAACAATGGAAACCTTCACAATCCGAAGAAGAAGATAGTTACGGCATTGACCTTCATATGAGCCTTCCTCAAATTCTTCAAAGGTGGCAGGCAGATGAAGGTACTTCAAGAATGTTTGATGATTCGTTCGGTCAAACTCAGTCAAGCATCGTCTCTAAACCCCCTGGACTAGCAGACACATTCACGTCAACGGGCCGGTAG
- the LOC110931107 gene encoding probable glucan endo-1,3-beta-glucosidase A6: MENKNFPKMALVFLSFLSLIAFSGATVSNMIGVNYGRLGNNLPSPARSIEILQDMNVSRVKLYDADHEILNLLSGKNIEVAITVTNDEISGIAANQRLADQWVYEHIIAHHPNTKIRFVLVGDEVFSSLSTDQDIQIARDLVPAIRRIKNTIKARGIRNIKVGTPLAMDMMEMTFPPSNASFKPELREFMTPLLKYINGTKSFFFLDVYPYLAWFENQTANQTNISLDFALLRSVNVTYTDPQTGLVYTNLLDQMLDSVVYAMSKLGYDNVMLAISETGWPHEGGSGANPNNAAEYNNNLVRKMTAVPSIGTPARPGQVIPTFIFSLYDEDQKYGPATERHWGMLTHDGSPVYAVNITRMG; the protein is encoded by the exons ATGGAAAATAAAAATTTCCCCAAAATGGCTCTTGTTTTCCTCTCTTTCTTGTCTCTCATTGCTTTCTCGG GGGCGACGGTATCGAACATGATCGGTGTAAACTACGGACGACTAGGAAACAACCTTCCGTCTCCAGCTCGGTCAATCGAGATCCTACAAGACATGAATGTGAGCCGAGTCAAACTTTATGACGCTGACCACGAAATCCTAAACCTTCTTTCGGGAAAGAACATCGAGGTAGCGATCACGGTTACGAACGACGAAATCTCTGGAATCGCTGCCAACCAACGCCTCGCGGACCAATGGGTGTATGAACATATCATAGCTCACCATCCCAACACCAAAATCCGGTTCGTGCTTGTTGGAGATGAAGTTTTCAGCTCCCTAAGCACGGACCAAGATATCCAAATAGCGCGTGATCTTGTACCCGCCATTAGACGGATTAAAAACACCATAAAAGCGCGAGGGATTCGCAACATTAAAGTAGGCACTCCCCTAGCAATGGACATGATGGAAATGACATTCCCACCATCGAACGCAAGCTTCAAGCCCGAATTACGCGAATTCATGACGCCGTTGCTTAAATACATAAACGGGACGAAATCCTTTTTCTTCCTAGATGTTTACCCTTACCTCGCATGGTTCGAAAACCAAACCGCGAATCAAACAAACATAAGCCTTGATTTTGCTTTACTTAGAAGTGTAAATGTAACCTACACTGACCCGCAAACCGGGCTCGTGTACACCAACCTCCTGGACCAAATGCTTGACTCAGTGGTCTATGCAATGTCTAAACTTGGCTATGATAATGTGATGCTTGCTATTTCAGAAACAGGTTGGCCACACGAAGGCGGGTCTGGTGCAAACCCGAACAATGCAGCTGAGTACAACAACAATCTCGTACGAAAGATGACTGCGGTCCCAAGTATTGGAACTCCGGCCCGACCCGGGCAGGTTATACCAACCTTTATATTCTCGTTGTATGATGAGGATCAGAAATATGGGCCGGCTACTGAAAGACACTGGGGCATGTTAACTCATGATGGGAGTCCTGTTTATGCAGTGAACATAACTCGTATGGGCTAA